The Asterias rubens chromosome 1, eAstRub1.3, whole genome shotgun sequence genome segment TCCTCTGCAAAGATAAAGCGCAATTTCAATAAGAAACATTCATTCATGAAGCCTCTTTTTGACCTTTGTCCTTCCACTGATGGTGTACAATCCTTCCAGATAGTAATTCAACCTCTGCATCAATCCATCCATCTGACGTATCAAGGACCTGATGTTGGGATACCCCTCCTCGTTTCCTTGCATCCAAGTAATCTTATCTCCACGGATTTCCTTCTCCGTGAACTTCCTGGTTTTCTCGCTGCTTGTCCTGCCCCCACTGAGTGGACCATCCACTAGGACCCCACTGTCTTGTATAACCTTGACTTCCTTGAGAATGTTGAGACCGACATCTTGAGGGAGGAAACTGTCCATGACACAATAGCCGTTGTGTTTCAGTTGGAGTGCAGCGTGTCTTGCAATTGAGTCCACATCAGACCCTTTAGGTTTAGGGAAATCGGTATGGATGAAAGGTCTAGTGTCAAACCCTGGCGACGTTTTCTTTTTGTTACTTTTCTCTCTGTGTTCAGATGACTTTACTGGATGCTCACTTTTTTTAGGACCTGGTTTCCCCGTAGTTTTAACGTTAGAGATAGTTTTGTTATTATGTGTTACATTCTCAAGATCACCTTCACTTTTTTGACTCGATTTCAAAGATTCATTTTCCTGAGAGTGAGACAGcgatttgttatgattttttccagaCGCATTTTTCTTACAGTTCTGCTTGTGCTTCTTCCAGTCTTGAATTTGATGTTCTCTACAGCAGTAGAATACCAGACGACACCCAGAACACGTCTTCAGATCTTCAAAAGAATCACAAAGTTCACATTTTTCTGGAGGAGGGGGATAACAATTGTAGTCGCTGTTTTCTGCCATGATGATGATCAACAACTTTCATGTGACTGCTGACTGACTGCACGTAGGCCTAGGGCATGCtggcaaacaaaaatgtttgtttatttacaaataccgccctctattgacaacgCCAATCGCGCGAGTTTTTGTAACACATTTTTGGGTTTCTTTCGCTCAAGGCTGGGTTGAAAAGGTAAGATTTTACTCATTTTGAAGCTTTACTTGGTAAATTAATCAACGTTTTGTGAAACCTTCAGTATCAAagcctttttgttttgtaaaatgtatttatttttgagtgttTATAAGTGATTTTACGGAATTTGTTTTCACCATTTTTTTGACATCGCATTCTCACCGTGACCGTCCGTGTCGTTTCGTTACGGAAGTGCAATATTCTGTGCATGCACGGCGGGGGTGCGTGGAGTGTGTGATCATGATGGTTAATTCTAACTGGTCGTTGCTCTATGATTCTTATGTC includes the following:
- the LOC117292755 gene encoding egl nine homolog 1-like codes for the protein MAENSDYNCYPPPPEKCELCDSFEDLKTCSGCRLVFYCCREHQIQDWKKHKQNCKKNASGKNHNKSLSHSQENESLKSSQKSEGDLENVTHNNKTISNVKTTGKPGPKKSEHPVKSSEHREKSNKKKTSPGFDTRPFIHTDFPKPKGSDVDSIARHAALQLKHNGYCVMDSFLPQDVGLNILKEVKVIQDSGVLVDGPLSGGRTSSEKTRKFTEKEIRGDKITWMQGNEEGYPNIRSLIRQMDGLMQRLNYYLEGLYTISGRTKAMVACYPGNGTGYACHVDNPNRDGRCVTCLYYLNENWDSRSQGGLLRLLPVSGGYVDVQPVLNRLLLFWSDRRNPHEVQPAYDMRYAITVWYFDKSEREDAKMAQLNEDMNRLRGEVSLESVKAQKEEKDRVKQELQKKSTNAVAALSEEELKAFSALLKGQPDPRAVLTNLQVAPSIQEALLSQLTEMESS